The following proteins come from a genomic window of Myxosarcina sp. GI1:
- a CDS encoding homocysteine biosynthesis protein, with amino-acid sequence MVTIAEINDKIRRRQAVVWSVEQLKAKVEEQGVAKTYKQVDVVCTGTFEPMESSGAVINLGHTDPPIKIRQCWLDGVPAYAGFGAVDLYLGATAIAEVDRELPDAAAANKSFWQRGGGHVIEDLIAGKPIPIRATGQQTDCYPRAKFENIITKETINQFYLFNPRNLYQNFIVGVNGGDRPLFTYLGPLQPRLGNAVYSCPGAISPLLNDCDLNIVGIGSKIFLGGGVGYVAWEGTQHFPLQKRLSNHAPIGPAATVALIGDAKQMDSKWVRGCYFRNYGSSLMLGVGVPIPVLSEEVVCQCALGDKDIVAPVIDFSIPRRVRPTFGLVTYQQLKQGRITIEGKKIRVAPLASIALSRQVAQELKQWIEAGKFTLTEPVAPLPKDRSFLAQDLRKSSIALE; translated from the coding sequence ATGGTCACTATTGCCGAAATTAACGACAAAATCCGCCGCCGTCAAGCAGTAGTTTGGTCGGTAGAACAACTCAAAGCCAAAGTTGAAGAACAGGGAGTAGCTAAGACTTACAAACAAGTAGATGTCGTCTGTACTGGTACTTTTGAACCAATGGAGTCTTCAGGAGCGGTAATTAATCTCGGACATACCGACCCGCCAATTAAAATACGCCAGTGTTGGCTCGATGGGGTACCAGCTTATGCAGGTTTTGGCGCAGTCGATTTGTATTTAGGAGCAACGGCGATCGCCGAAGTCGATCGCGAGCTACCAGATGCTGCTGCCGCAAACAAATCGTTTTGGCAACGTGGAGGCGGTCACGTAATCGAAGATTTGATTGCTGGAAAGCCAATCCCAATCAGAGCGACCGGACAACAAACCGATTGCTATCCCAGAGCCAAATTTGAAAATATTATTACTAAAGAAACAATAAATCAATTTTATTTATTTAATCCCCGCAATCTATATCAAAATTTTATTGTCGGTGTTAATGGTGGCGATCGCCCTTTGTTTACCTATCTCGGTCCTTTGCAGCCTCGGTTGGGCAATGCCGTTTACTCTTGTCCTGGAGCCATATCACCCTTACTAAACGATTGCGATCTCAATATCGTGGGTATTGGCAGCAAAATTTTTTTAGGAGGAGGTGTTGGCTATGTTGCCTGGGAAGGAACCCAACATTTCCCTTTGCAAAAACGCCTGTCCAATCACGCTCCTATTGGACCTGCGGCAACGGTAGCCTTGATTGGCGATGCCAAACAAATGGATTCTAAATGGGTCAGAGGTTGCTATTTTAGAAATTACGGTTCTTCTCTGATGTTAGGTGTAGGAGTACCCATTCCAGTTTTGTCGGAAGAAGTCGTTTGTCAATGTGCTTTAGGCGATAAAGATATTGTCGCTCCTGTAATCGACTTTTCGATTCCCAGACGGGTTCGCCCTACTTTCGGTTTAGTTACCTACCAGCAACTAAAACAAGGACGCATCACCATTGAAGGCAAAAAAATCAGAGTTGCCCCTCTAGCTAGCATCGCACTTTCGCGGCAGGTAGCCCAAGAGTTAAAACAGTGGATAGAAGCAGGAAAATTTACCCTGACAGAACCCGTTGCGCCCCTACCAAAAGACCGTTCGTTTCTGGCTCAAGACCTCCGCAAATCCTCAATTGCTCTAGAGTAA
- a CDS encoding lipopolysaccharide assembly protein LapB yields MQRKQKSWLYVVLGLMLFSLVVFSALPVVSSIVEGKSKPESEYQTTSISKTDLARLDAEASGYEKVLQREADNETALRGLLQIRLEQKDLEKAIAPLEKLARLHPQQSEYGILLAQAKQQIEDYEGAATAYRQILAEHPGDVMALGGMANLYLSQNLPERAIALLQDTLQLAASDKERGDSIDSTSVKLLLGELYVNSEKYDEAIATYDKLASANSKDFRPVLAKALVLERKGQVEAAKPTLETAYTLAPAKYKDQIAAEIQRLQPTRNK; encoded by the coding sequence ATGCAGCGAAAGCAAAAAAGTTGGCTCTATGTAGTTTTAGGTCTGATGTTATTTTCTCTGGTAGTTTTTTCCGCACTGCCAGTTGTTAGTAGCATTGTAGAAGGGAAAAGCAAGCCTGAGAGCGAGTATCAAACTACATCAATTTCTAAAACAGATTTAGCAAGACTAGATGCTGAAGCTTCTGGATATGAAAAAGTGCTACAGCGTGAAGCTGATAATGAGACAGCATTACGCGGTTTACTACAAATCAGGCTCGAACAAAAGGATCTAGAAAAAGCGATCGCACCGTTAGAAAAATTAGCGCGATTACATCCCCAACAGAGCGAATACGGTATCCTTTTGGCTCAAGCCAAACAGCAGATTGAAGACTATGAAGGTGCGGCTACAGCTTATCGTCAGATTTTAGCCGAGCATCCTGGAGATGTTATGGCATTAGGAGGTATGGCAAATTTATATTTAAGTCAGAATCTACCCGAACGCGCGATCGCTTTACTTCAAGATACACTCCAACTGGCAGCTAGCGATAAAGAGCGGGGTGACTCTATTGACTCGACTTCGGTAAAATTGCTGTTGGGAGAACTCTATGTCAATAGCGAAAAATACGATGAGGCGATCGCTACTTATGATAAGCTTGCCAGTGCTAATAGCAAAGATTTTCGTCCCGTACTAGCCAAAGCTTTGGTATTAGAAAGAAAAGGACAAGTCGAAGCTGCCAAACCTACTTTGGAAACAGCTTACACTCTCGCCCCTGCTAAGTATAAAGACCAAATTGCTGCTGAGATACAACGACTACAGCCTACCAGGAATAAATAG
- a CDS encoding AI-2E family transporter: protein MNFGTWIGFVVFFICLYVLWQIKQLLLLLFTAVVLATSLNILVENFQKGGIKRGYAVFLSVLSVIVVAISFFWIIVPPFIEQFQQLALLVPIGIDKLDSWIDLLSERLDPRVIAWLPDTEQLRRQLQPVIQQFLGGGLSIFYNSLGVLVSILFLLVITLMLLVDPAPYRRSMIRLFPAFYRRRVDEIIDLCGEALQGWLVGILFNMLVIAVLSFIGLLILRVPLALSQAMLAGVLTFIPNVGPTLSVLSPMAIALIDAPWKSLAVLILYIVIQQLESNILTPLVMAQQVSLLPAITLLSQVFFATFFGFLGLFLSLPLTVVGQIWFREIIIIDILDRWHDSKFKTETNPLXPKPVPISSPRPPNLPVNKSEPSQ, encoded by the coding sequence GTGAATTTTGGAACTTGGATTGGCTTTGTCGTCTTTTTTATCTGTTTGTACGTGCTGTGGCAAATTAAGCAACTGTTGCTGTTGTTGTTTACGGCAGTTGTCTTAGCTACTTCCTTAAATATTCTGGTAGAAAATTTTCAAAAAGGTGGTATTAAACGCGGTTACGCAGTTTTTCTATCAGTTTTATCGGTGATAGTAGTTGCCATCAGTTTTTTTTGGATTATCGTTCCGCCTTTTATCGAACAATTTCAGCAGTTAGCTTTGCTAGTTCCTATTGGTATCGACAAACTAGATAGCTGGATAGATTTATTATCAGAACGCCTCGATCCCAGAGTAATTGCCTGGTTGCCAGATACAGAACAATTACGCAGACAGTTACAGCCAGTAATTCAGCAGTTTTTGGGCGGTGGCTTGAGTATTTTTTACAATTCTTTGGGTGTTTTAGTAAGTATTTTATTTTTGTTGGTAATAACTTTAATGTTGCTTGTCGATCCTGCTCCCTATCGTCGCAGCATGATTCGCTTATTTCCTGCTTTTTATCGGCGACGAGTAGACGAAATTATCGACCTTTGTGGAGAAGCCTTACAGGGATGGTTGGTTGGAATTTTGTTTAATATGCTAGTTATTGCGGTTTTGAGCTTTATCGGACTGTTAATCTTAAGAGTCCCTTTAGCTCTATCACAGGCGATGTTAGCAGGAGTTTTAACTTTTATCCCTAATGTAGGTCCTACCTTAAGTGTCCTCTCGCCAATGGCGATCGCTTTAATTGATGCTCCCTGGAAATCCCTGGCGGTTTTGATTTTGTATATTGTTATTCAACAGCTAGAAAGCAATATTTTAACTCCCCTGGTAATGGCACAACAAGTTTCCTTGCTACCTGCCATCACTTTGTTGTCTCAAGTATTTTTTGCTACTTTCTTTGGTTTTTTGGGCTTATTTTTGTCGCTTCCTCTGACAGTTGTCGGTCAAATTTGGTTTCGAGAGATAATTATTATTGACATTCTCGATCGCTGGCACGATTCTAAGTTTAAAACCGAGACTAATCCTTTAAMCCCCAAGCCAGTACCAATTTCTTCACCCCGACCTCCAAATTTACCAGTAAATAAGAGCGAGCCAAGCCAATAA